A region from the Planifilum fulgidum genome encodes:
- the mqnC gene encoding cyclic dehypoxanthinyl futalosine synthase: MAKIDQILDRALKGERLGLEEGILLWESDQVEKLGWAANQIMERLHPEPITTFVIGRNINYSNICDTYCRFCAFYRPPGHEEGYVLSNEEIFKKIQETVDVGGTEILMQGGTHPDLPFSYYTNLLREIKKRFDIHIHSFSPAEILKMKEVSGLPLEEVIRQLKEAGLDSIPGGGAEILDDRTRLKISRRKGSWRDWMNVMQTAHRLGMHTTATMVIGFGESLEERVLHLLRIREAQDETGGFLAFIVWTFQPDNTRLKREKLSGEDYLKAVAISRIMLDNIPNLQSSWVTMGTRIGKLSLSYGCNDFGSTMIEENVVSAAGTTHKVNTNLILRLIREAGKIPAQRNTRYEILRIFREGETVEKDFVMQN, encoded by the coding sequence ATGGCGAAAATCGATCAAATATTGGACCGCGCGTTGAAAGGGGAACGGCTGGGACTGGAGGAGGGCATTCTCCTCTGGGAAAGCGATCAAGTGGAAAAACTGGGATGGGCCGCCAACCAGATTATGGAGCGCCTGCATCCGGAACCGATCACGACCTTTGTGATCGGGCGCAACATCAACTACAGCAACATTTGCGACACGTACTGCCGCTTCTGCGCCTTTTACCGGCCGCCCGGCCATGAGGAGGGCTATGTGCTCAGCAATGAGGAGATTTTTAAGAAGATCCAGGAGACGGTCGACGTGGGCGGCACGGAAATTCTGATGCAGGGCGGAACCCATCCGGATCTTCCCTTCAGTTATTACACCAATCTGCTGCGCGAGATCAAAAAGCGGTTCGACATTCACATCCATTCCTTTTCGCCGGCGGAGATCCTGAAAATGAAGGAAGTTTCCGGTCTTCCCCTCGAAGAGGTGATCCGCCAGTTGAAGGAGGCGGGATTGGATTCGATCCCCGGCGGGGGGGCCGAAATCCTGGACGACCGGACCCGTCTCAAGATCAGCCGGCGGAAGGGATCCTGGCGGGACTGGATGAACGTGATGCAGACGGCGCACCGGTTGGGTATGCACACGACGGCGACGATGGTGATCGGTTTCGGGGAATCCCTGGAAGAGAGGGTGCTCCATCTGCTCCGGATCCGCGAAGCCCAGGATGAGACCGGCGGCTTTCTCGCCTTCATCGTCTGGACCTTCCAGCCGGACAACACCCGCCTGAAGCGGGAAAAGCTGAGCGGGGAGGATTATCTGAAGGCGGTGGCCATATCCCGGATCATGCTGGACAACATTCCCAACCTGCAGTCTTCCTGGGTGACGATGGGGACGAGGATCGGCAAGCTCTCCCTCAGCTACGGCTGCAACGACTTCGGCAGCACGATGATCGAGGAGAATGTGGTCTCCGCCGCGGGAACCACCCACAAGGTGAACACCAATCTGATCCTCCGATTGATCCGCGAAGCGGGGAAAATTCCCGCCCAGCGGAACACGAGGTATGAGATTCTCCGCATTTTCCGGGAAGGGGAAACGGTGGAGAAGGATTTTGTGATGCAAAACTGA
- the queD gene encoding 6-carboxytetrahydropterin synthase QueD: MNAKEWNQAGPSRKEEGTFPFPPKLQIFGRDIQREQLRYHQRRVAVEKTFTFDSSHHLHLYEGKCKALHGHTYRLTVQVSGFVNEIGLVVDFKDLKAMVKEKILLPLDHQYLNGVLPPMNTSVENMIVWIWEKLEEGLKELGSPEQALRLEALRLEETPTSAAILRREWMEDRR, translated from the coding sequence ATGAACGCAAAGGAATGGAATCAAGCGGGACCCTCCCGAAAGGAGGAGGGGACCTTTCCCTTTCCGCCGAAACTGCAGATCTTCGGCAGGGACATTCAAAGGGAACAGCTGAGGTATCACCAGCGGCGCGTTGCCGTGGAGAAAACCTTCACCTTTGACTCATCCCACCACCTGCATTTGTATGAAGGCAAGTGCAAGGCGCTCCACGGGCACACATACCGCCTCACCGTCCAGGTGAGCGGTTTCGTCAACGAGATCGGACTGGTTGTCGATTTCAAGGATCTGAAGGCGATGGTGAAGGAAAAAATCCTGCTTCCCCTGGACCACCAATACCTGAACGGCGTCCTTCCCCCCATGAACACCAGCGTCGAGAACATGATCGTCTGGATCTGGGAGAAATTGGAGGAAGGGCTGAAGGAGCTGGGTTCGCCGGAGCAGGCCCTTCGGCTGGAAGCCCTCCGGCTGGAGGAAACGCCCACCAGCGCCGCGATCCTGCGGCGGGAATGGATGGAGGATCGGCGATGA
- the queC gene encoding 7-cyano-7-deazaguanine synthase QueC codes for MPDKAVVILSGGLDSTTCMAVAADEGFDIYALTFDYGQRHRREVDCARRVAAHFGAREHRIVNLDFLKQIGGSSLTDSRMDIPSGGAGDDIPNTYVPGRNLIFLSLAASFAEVIGARAIFIGVSAVDYSGYPDCRPQFIEAVNRVLRVGTRAGDRSEPIEIRTPLIHLSKAETIKLGHRLGAPYHLTTSCYRGGERACGECDSCRLRLKGFREAGIIDPIPYEKRPGDPS; via the coding sequence ATGCCCGACAAAGCGGTCGTGATTTTGAGCGGGGGCCTGGACAGCACCACGTGCATGGCCGTCGCTGCAGACGAAGGCTTCGACATTTACGCCCTCACCTTCGACTACGGTCAGCGGCACCGGCGGGAGGTGGACTGCGCCCGTCGGGTGGCGGCCCACTTCGGCGCCCGCGAACACCGGATCGTGAACCTGGACTTCCTGAAACAAATCGGCGGCAGTTCGCTCACCGACTCCCGCATGGACATCCCCTCCGGGGGAGCGGGGGACGATATCCCCAACACCTATGTCCCCGGAAGAAACCTGATTTTCTTGTCCCTGGCGGCCTCCTTCGCGGAGGTGATCGGGGCCCGGGCCATCTTCATCGGCGTCAGCGCCGTCGATTACAGCGGCTATCCCGACTGCCGCCCCCAATTCATCGAAGCGGTGAACCGGGTGCTCCGGGTCGGCACCCGGGCGGGAGACCGTTCGGAACCGATCGAAATCCGGACGCCCCTCATCCATCTGTCGAAGGCGGAAACGATCAAGCTGGGACATCGGCTGGGCGCTCCCTATCACCTGACAACCTCCTGCTACCGGGGAGGGGAGCGGGCCTGCGGGGAGTGCGACAGTTGCCGGCTCCGGCTCAAGGGATTCCGCGAAGCGGGAATAATAGACCCGATCCCTTATGAAAAGCGGCCCGGCGACCCTTCTTGA
- a CDS encoding thioredoxin-like domain-containing protein codes for MKAPEFPKSALWLNTDRPLSLDLLKGHVVLLDFWTYCCINCLHVLPDLAYLERKYREAPFLVIGVHAAKFDNEQDPENIRQAIIRHDIEHPVVVDNGHEIWNNYLVRAWPTFVLIGADGRLLARGSGEGLRDALDRRIAQALDQAKRQGILAEEKIQIRRPPLPDSTLSFPGKLAVHPETGHLFVSDSHHHRILELKLAGDRAEVRRIIGRGTAGDRDGSLSEAAFRFPQGLETAGNKLYVCDTDNHKVREIDLERQTVRTLAGNGKQAMGPPEEGTGPDISLNSPWDLTVFGNRLYIAMAGSHQLWKLDPDTRRAEVFAGSGREDLIDGPPHAANCAQPSGIDVLGKRLVFADSETSSLRTCHAETGEVTTLIGRGLFDFGHRDGPFRTALLQHPLGVSAAGNTVYIADTYNHAIRRADLSSRRISTVIARPEKSLCRIGDRDCDLLPLNEPNDVLWHDHKLYIADTNNHLIRVFDLQTEKLETLKLA; via the coding sequence GTGAAAGCCCCCGAATTTCCCAAGTCCGCCCTTTGGCTCAACACGGACCGTCCCCTGTCCCTCGACCTGCTGAAGGGGCATGTGGTGCTCCTCGACTTCTGGACCTACTGCTGCATCAATTGCCTGCACGTCCTGCCGGATCTGGCTTATCTGGAAAGAAAGTACCGGGAAGCCCCCTTCCTGGTGATCGGTGTGCACGCCGCCAAATTTGACAACGAACAGGATCCGGAAAACATCCGGCAGGCGATCATCCGCCACGACATCGAACACCCGGTGGTCGTCGACAACGGACACGAAATCTGGAACAACTATCTCGTCCGGGCCTGGCCGACCTTCGTCCTGATCGGCGCCGACGGCCGGTTGCTCGCCCGGGGATCGGGGGAAGGGCTTCGGGATGCGCTGGACCGCCGCATCGCCCAAGCCCTCGACCAGGCCAAAAGACAGGGCATACTCGCCGAGGAGAAGATTCAAATCCGGCGGCCGCCCCTGCCGGACAGCACCCTCTCCTTTCCCGGAAAATTGGCCGTCCACCCGGAAACCGGCCACCTCTTCGTCTCCGATTCCCATCACCACCGCATCCTGGAGCTGAAGCTCGCCGGCGACCGCGCCGAAGTGCGGCGCATCATCGGCCGGGGAACGGCCGGCGACCGGGACGGATCCCTTTCGGAGGCGGCCTTCCGCTTCCCCCAGGGATTGGAAACCGCCGGAAACAAGCTGTACGTGTGCGATACGGACAACCACAAGGTCCGGGAGATCGATCTGGAGAGGCAGACGGTAAGGACGCTGGCCGGAAACGGAAAACAGGCCATGGGGCCGCCGGAGGAAGGGACCGGCCCCGACATCTCCCTCAACTCCCCCTGGGACCTGACGGTCTTCGGCAACCGCCTGTACATCGCCATGGCCGGTTCCCATCAGTTGTGGAAGCTGGACCCCGACACCCGCCGGGCCGAAGTCTTCGCCGGCAGCGGAAGGGAAGACCTGATCGACGGACCTCCCCATGCCGCCAACTGCGCCCAGCCCAGCGGAATCGACGTCCTGGGAAAGCGGCTGGTTTTCGCTGACAGCGAAACCTCCTCCCTTCGCACCTGCCACGCGGAAACCGGGGAAGTCACCACGTTGATCGGGCGCGGACTGTTCGATTTCGGACACCGGGACGGCCCCTTCCGGACGGCGCTGCTTCAGCATCCCCTGGGCGTTTCCGCGGCGGGAAACACCGTATACATCGCCGACACCTACAATCACGCCATCCGGAGAGCCGATCTGTCCTCCCGGAGAATTTCCACGGTGATCGCCCGGCCGGAAAAATCCCTGTGCAGGATCGGCGACAGGGATTGCGACCTTCTTCCCCTGAATGAACCGAACGACGTCCTCTGGCACGACCATAAGCTGTACATCGCCGACACCAACAATCACCTCATCCGGGTGTTCGACCTCCAAACGGAAAAACTTGAGACGCTTAAGCTGGCATGA
- a CDS encoding 7-carboxy-7-deazaguanine synthase QueE, with protein MNPKEITLPLVEIFQTVEGEGGKAGFPTTFIRLYNCNLRCTWCDTPYSYAPHPPEKMLTVGEILEQVKRWGNRHICLTGGEPLLYRDKALALLQELAPLPFLEDIHIETNGAIDLLPFHRWRESSPHGWKIRFIMDFKLRSSGERDKMILSNFLHLTDRDEIKFVISDRAEFDEALSVVESAVRRGQILFSPEWNSLPPDRLVSWLLQQPRRDIRLNLQTHKYIWDPDRRGV; from the coding sequence ATGAATCCCAAGGAAATCACTCTGCCCCTGGTGGAAATCTTTCAGACGGTGGAAGGGGAAGGGGGAAAAGCGGGTTTTCCCACCACCTTCATCCGGCTGTATAACTGCAATCTGCGCTGCACCTGGTGCGACACCCCCTACAGCTACGCCCCGCATCCCCCGGAAAAAATGCTCACCGTGGGAGAGATTCTGGAACAGGTGAAGCGCTGGGGCAACCGCCACATCTGCCTGACGGGAGGGGAACCCCTCCTCTATCGGGACAAGGCCCTCGCCCTGCTTCAGGAACTGGCCCCCCTTCCCTTTTTGGAGGACATCCACATCGAGACCAACGGAGCCATCGATCTGCTCCCCTTCCACCGCTGGCGGGAATCCTCCCCCCACGGGTGGAAAATCCGCTTCATCATGGATTTCAAACTCCGCTCCAGCGGAGAGCGGGACAAAATGATCCTCAGCAATTTCCTCCATTTGACCGATCGGGATGAGATCAAATTCGTCATTTCCGACCGGGCGGAATTTGACGAAGCCCTGTCGGTGGTGGAAAGCGCCGTGCGCCGGGGTCAGATTCTCTTCAGCCCCGAGTGGAACTCGCTTCCCCCCGACCGGCTGGTCTCCTGGCTGCTCCAGCAGCCGCGGAGGGACATCCGGTTAAACCTGCAGACCCACAAGTACATCTGGGACCCGGACCGTCGCGGAGTTTGA